From the genome of Alcanivorax sp.:
GTTGGAAATACCCTTGGAAAACGCCAGATCTTCGTGTGCGTTCAACGCAAAGGCCAGCAGCCGCAGCATCATCCGTGATTCGGTTTCCGAGGGGTGCAGCGCCACGGTCAGGTTGTGGGTGGCGTAATAATCCCGATCCATATCGGAGATAGTCAGCTCGGCTTTGAAGATGGTGGCGGTGAGGGCCATAACAAGACTCGCAACAGGCAGCACGCAACACGCATGCACGCAAAAAATTAGCCAGATTGTAGCAGGCTTTGTGCGTGTCGCGTGGTGCCTGATGCGTGAAGCGGTATTAAACCAGTGCCCAGACCCCAAAGCCCACAAACAGCAGGGCGCTGATGCGGTGGGCCCAGGTTTCCAGCTTTTCGCTGGCGAATTGATGGCCAAGCCAGATGACCGGCAGGTTGGCCGCGATCATGCCCAGGGTGGAGCCGCCAAGCACGGGCCAGAACTGGTCCTTGAACTGCACGGCCAGGGCAATGGTGGCCAGCTGGGTCTTGTCGCCGATCTCGGCAATAAAGAACAGCACCAGAGCGGTCAGGAAGGGGCCATATTTAGGCTCGTTGCTGATCTCTTCGTCGCCATCCGGAATCAGCATCCACAGGCCCAGGGCAATAAAGCTGAGGCCCAGAATCCAGCGCATCCAGTCCATGGGTACGGCATCGGCCAGCCAGTCACCGAACCACACCGAGACACCATGATTGAGCAGGGTGGCAATCACCACGCCGGCCAGGATGGGCCAGGGCTTGCGGAACTTGAGAATCAGCGCCAGGGACAGCAGCTGGGTCTTGTCACCGATTTCACCCAGGGCGACCAGCAAGAAGGAGCTGAGAGTGGCTTCCATGTTGATTTCCAGAGGGGCGGGATTGCTTCGACGCAGAGACACCACCTGCCAATCCCGCCCCGGCGGAATGCAAGTCGTGTCTCAGGTCTCGTCAATCCGGGCAACCCATAGAGGGCAGAGCGGATGTGGACGCCATGCGCATGAGGCGCAACCATGTTGACGGCCACCTTGAGGCTGTTCAGCGAGGAAAGCGGTTCGAGCGACTACTCCCCCAAGACGGGTGAAACCATAGCGGAAATCCGCCGTTCAGGCCAGTACAATGGGGAAGAGCAGCAGCAAGCTGCAGGGCGTGACAGTTACCCTTGTGATCTGTTGGGTCGTGTCCGCGATTTTGCGCCCGAACGCGGTGACAGGCCTTAAAGATTGTTGGAATGTTTGTCGCGTTGAATCTTGCAGCTTGCGCCGTTCTGACCCGACCTTAGTGCAGAAGAGACTCACATGAGCGATGACCGTCTGATTGATATCGAAACCAAGCTAGTCTATCAGGAAGACCTGATCGAGGCCCTCAACAAGGTGGTTGCGGATCAGCAGCTGAAGATTGATGAGCTGGAAAAAGCCTGCCGCAAGATGGTGGACCGGCTGGTGGATCTGTCCGAAGCCTTTGAATCCGCCCAGATCGAAGACGCCCCGCCGCCGCATTATTGAGTTGAAAGTTTAAAGTTCAAAGTTGAAAAGGCGCGAGGGCGGCTTTCCTGTTGCTGGTCTCTGTGCCCGCGCCATTACCGGAGAGCGCGGGCACAGCCTGACAAAACACGCAGACCAGATCCGCGTTTGAACTTTCAACTTTACACTTTCAACTCGATCTCCCTTCGGTCGCCTCACTGTGTTCGGTTC
Proteins encoded in this window:
- a CDS encoding TMEM165/GDT1 family protein — protein: MEATLSSFLLVALGEIGDKTQLLSLALILKFRKPWPILAGVVIATLLNHGVSVWFGDWLADAVPMDWMRWILGLSFIALGLWMLIPDGDEEISNEPKYGPFLTALVLFFIAEIGDKTQLATIALAVQFKDQFWPVLGGSTLGMIAANLPVIWLGHQFASEKLETWAHRISALLFVGFGVWALV
- a CDS encoding SlyX family protein; this encodes MSDDRLIDIETKLVYQEDLIEALNKVVADQQLKIDELEKACRKMVDRLVDLSEAFESAQIEDAPPPHY